The Leptidea sinapis chromosome Z, ilLepSina1.1, whole genome shotgun sequence genomic sequence GTTGCATAAACGCCTTTCTTGGACAAAATGCCTAGAGAGAAGGGGTCCTACTCGCAAGAGCGTCCTTGGAACATGTCCAGAGCTGGATCGTTGTAAGGCAAAATGCCGAGAACCAGATTACGAGTCCGAATCTCTAATTACTTGTAATAAGACGTGGATGTACTCGTAACATTTTTGCGTACGAAGAGCAAGAttcaaattacatttttttgattaaaataaacCGTTTCTTGTAGACTTTTATTCAGTGGTTGTAAAATCATTGAGGGTGAAAGTTCCTGGTGTTCAATGTGACCTGAAAGTGAAAGCTGCACATGAAGAACTTGAAAAATTAATTCGAAAGAGCCCAGAAGTTGTTGTAAAAGATTTAATGTACgtaactattttatttgtaagataATCATGTGAAAAATAAGAAACGCTTAGAAAATAATTTGTGGCCTCTGAAACGTTGAAAATTAACAGCAAATAACATACTTATCCTAAAAAGGAGATTTTTCTGTGTCCATATATAATGCCCCAGAACTGTAAGGAATTAAAATACTCTTGAAATGTTATGTTAAATTACTTACAGATTCTCTCGACATATTATTTAtcgcaatatttaaaaaaatgcaatattttgAGGCGATACTTATTGAGCAGTCAACAACAAATTTATGACACAATCAAAtgataaaatatgatataaaatgatttttaagaTATCGAGTTATCTTAAACTTGTTTGTTGTTTACACTAAAGTTCcccacaccagtgggaggctcctttgcacaggatgccggctagattatgggtaccacaacggcgcctatttctgccgtgaagcagtaatgtgtaagcattactgtgtttcggtctgaagggcgccgtagctagtgaaattactgggcaaatgagacttaacatcttgtctcaaggtgacgagcgcagtcgtagtgccgctcagaatttttgggggtttcaagaatcctgagcggcactgcattgtaatgggcagggcgtatcaattactatcagctgaacgtcctgctcgtcttgtcccttattttcataaaaaaaaaaaacactgtgtaaagctctgttcaaactgaggcgtaTAACGCGCGGGATGCGGGACGCGTTTTAGAGCGATTCCCTCGCTCACTTtgcctctcaaactgacgcgacttcctgcgtgtcatttttggttcttcagtggagGAACATGATGCATTGTGAGATTAAACAATCCCGCCGGGCGTCCCGCTATTGTTTCCCTTCAACTTGAtcgactactcgcgtcaatttgaacacgtccatacaaggTAGCTGACACAATCGACGCGAGCGACTTACTTCCCGCGTCCCGCGCGATAgtagcctcagtttgaacagagcttaagAACTACTAACAAGCCAATCAACATATAGTATTAGTACCTACCCTTAAAATCAAAGCCAGAGTATTTCGACATTGCAGGCAATCATAGTCCGTTAGAATAGTCGTAAGCCGAGCTAAAAGTAGGTACAAATAAAAACCTACTGAGAAGTTGAGAACGTACAACATAACCACGAAGATCGAGAGCAACAATGACAGTGACAGCACACACTAAAAGTGAAAGCGAAAgacatcaatatttttaatcttttatataaaattctcgtgtcacaatgttcgttcccgtactcctccgaaacggcttgaccgattctcatgaaattttgtgatcatattgagtaggtctgagaatcggccaacatctatttttcatacccctaaatgttaagggtggtccacacgaaatatttttcttatttttttctgacatttcttttaaatttacgaTAATTTCTTCTAcggtcaacagttacttttgtatcgcgattttaatatcggcaatacaacgtttgctgggtcagctagtcgtttataagaaataaactGCATAATgtccagttattaaaaataagcacCTTTAATGTGCGACCTTTAAAATCAGGCGAAAGACATATAGAACCGATTCATGCCGAGGTCAGGAAAAATGCATGTGAAATACAAGAACACGAAGACCACATATAATGCTATAAAGGGGAAATACCTGGACGGTATGGAGTAAGATTTATAgtcaagaaatatttaaaaacaaatttatcaaGTTTTGATGGTATATCAGAACGTGTGGCTACTGCCTTACTACGATTAAAATTCGATGAAGTCAATGTATCTATAATCCAAGTCTATTCACCTACAGAGAGTTCAAGCGAAGAGGAATTATGTACATTTTATAAAGACATTAGTAAGGCTCTTGATTAGCTGACAAAATAGTCCTCGTAATTGGAGATTGTCAATGCCAAGATTGGAAAATATAAATAGTCAAAGTCAGTGCCAAGAATAATGGGAATATATGGATATGGTAATTGAATTGAAAGAGGAAAGAGAATTATTCAATACGCTTACGAAAACAAACTGTCAACAATAAACACATACTTTAGAAAGAAAGACCATCGCAAGTGGACTTGGCTCTCACCAGACCACAAAACTAAAAATGAAATGGATTTCATAATGAGCAACACACCAAGTAGAATATCCAATGTAGAAATActgaatcaaattaaattttccttAGATCACAGACTACTGAGAGCaactttcaaattaaattcactaaaaagaAGCAGAAAGACCTATTCATTCTATATTGGGTATAGAAATTCgtctcttaaaaataaatatgcatctgaaatgtatattgtaaatttaaaacttaatatcaaACAACTCGGTACCTATTCTCAAACACAGGATCTACAGAGTTACTACAACAACCTCGAATATATTATAAGAGatagtttaaaaacaataccaacagaagaaaaaagtaaaatcaAACACAACAAAATACTATCTAAAAGAACTATCGATCTAATAAACCCTTCACGTACTGCAGGGCCATGTGGCACGATCGTCCTAGAACACTACGGTTCCATGTGGCACAGCGATGAAATCCACATTACCTCATTCGATTTCTcgccttatttatttattaggaattGCTTTTTACATTGAATTGAATAAAAGTCCGTCAAATTctgtacaaataaaacaaagacAATGGGATATTGGCATACAAAAGTTAACGGAAAACGGATGCGGGGACTTCAGTCTTTATCGGCAGCCGACGTGATAGTTAAGTgcgcagaatttttgttttcttttttgaagttttacCTAATATTTGGTAAGTTGCTATTTTCTATAATACATCTAGACTATATTTACAagacattataaattataataggaTGTTGTATAGTTTTTCTTCATATAAATTCGACTTCAAATAGCgtccattcaaatttaataaggaCTTAAGCGttatttcctttttatttttttttattatttactagctgacccggcagacttcgtactgccttaatcgataaataaaagacctaaacttttgtgtaaAATAAACGTAAAGCAAACAAAtggaatcatttttattaaatcaattatgatacagtctgttaatcaatttaaagctttctgatatgCATGAACTTGTTGCATTGGCCGTTCCCaacatactatctacagatagagataaattactaccttctactgtcagtaattagctgtcaataatctgaagctgtcccaatatacccgataagtcattcttatcgccttatattgggacgcctGAATTGCACTTtcgatacaaacttctatcgctggtaagctatacatcgtcccattgacagacatcgtgtacggataaggtgacttaccgtcgataagtttagaagaacagaaaagtcaacgatagtttcgatttttatctcaagtaagagataaagttaatataaaaatctcTAATTAGTTACTTCCTcaaattcaagaccaaaattagccaaatcggtccagccgttctcgagactaacaacagcaattcatttttgtatatatatttattttggaatatgttcaaatatttttactttacttgaaaaattatcgcaaaatatatttcagtagttatctcttcaaaatatatatagcaTAGTTACATTTTAAAACTTACACAAGCAATCGCGCATTTTAAGGTTGATCAAGGCCAAGAGATTCTTCTTAGTCTTTCTGAATGAATATCTCAATAGCTCTGTCAGcttgtatattttacttttgtattagAAATAGCATACAAAGAtgattataaaaccataaacactaataaataaaaccatttttttttcatactcaTTTATTCTAAATTATAACGGTTTTTCAATTTTGTGTCATGTgtgtaaaatgaaataaaacgcaatataattaatttatacatataggATATTATCAATGAATTTATATGAAAGCTATCAAAATAAGAATTAAGAAGCATTCTAAGCATtcttttgctacacgtaaaataatacacatagatAAAGTATAGCACGCGTAAAATTCTCGCGCGAAAATCGCTCGGTAATCAACCGATTTGAAGCTCGGAAGAGAATACAAAGAATAAGACAAAATATATGGAAGAAGAACTCAAAAACTTGTTTACAAAGACAAGTAAAGCAATAAAGAATGACAACAATAATTACAGAAAACGagttatagaaaaaaaatctaaatacatataaaagctCAAAACGAGCCTACAAAGAACTAAATACAcacaaaaaatgtatacaaaaatttgAAAGTAAAGATAACTAACAAACAAAGGAACAGACAAGAAGTGCTGAGATATGGCACAGAAATCTATAGAGAATTATACAGCAGACCATCAGAATTTACAAATGAATATATTAGTGAGGAAGATACTAATTATCACAAGAGAATCAAACcaaaaaatagaatatataacataaaagaaCTACTATTacacttaaataaatacatcGTATAAGTAATGAAGCGTTGAAGATAGGAGCACTTCATCTCGTGTCACACCTtacaatactttttaatatGGTGCTTGAAACTGAAGCAGTACCTACGCAATGGTACAAATCCGACATAATATTGCTTTAGAAAAGGGGTAGCCTGCTGGTGATCAGCctattatcaaatatatataagcTGTTTGCGTCTATTCCGCAGAACCGCATAGATGAACATTTAGATAAGAGGCAAAAGACCGAACAGGCTGGATTACCATACCACATGGTGGAACAACTTTTAGGgaaacacaaagaaaataatagcattctatattatttttgtagacTACTCAAAGGCGTTTGATACAATAACTCACAATTCTATTTGGAAGACACTTAAGACATGCAAATTAAACAACACATACCTACATAAACATTTTGAAAAACATATATAACATAAGTATAAGCCAAGTAAAACTAGAAAGAATAGGAGAAGAAATTTTAGTCGGTAGAGGCGTAAGGCAAGGTGACCCGATATATTCTAAGCTGTTCATAGCCGTGCTAGAaaacattttccaaaaaatttaTTGGAAAAATAAAGGTTTCGAGATCATGAATCAATACTAGACACACTTTAGATTTAGATATGCTAAAGTGCTTTTTGCTAAAACAGCAAACAAATTGGAGTGCATGATACAAACCTTGAATAGAGAGAGCAAAAGTCGCCTGGATTTGAATTTGTCCAAAACTAAGTTATGACTAGTATACACAGGatagcaatataatattatgtagatggAAAACAAATAGAGTACATTAACGAATATGTGCATCTCGGTAAAAAGGTCTCTTTCAGCATAAATAGCaatgaaataatgaataaagaaaatacaaaaaaataaaagcgaaattataaaaaaaaaatcaagcttTCAGTTGCTCTTGATCTCCATCGATTATCCTTCGGGAACAACCCTTACTAATGCGCTGTTGAGTTTAAGTGAAGGGTTATCGAAATTCTCtccttttttaatgataatattataatttttgatcaTTATTTGCATATCGCATCACAGCCGATCGAGGAGTACAGGTGAAATTGAATCATTAATTTAACCTATTCATTCAAGTCATGTTACCCAAGTAGTCTAGGCGCTAAATTTGGTACGTGGGCTAGAACCTCATACCTTATAaggtttttttctttctttattttatcttacttttgattATTATGctcatatttaaatgtatgttaATTTGTGGAGAAAACTCACTTATCGCCTCACTTGCATCGTGtctttaatcaatatttttataattgtataGGATCTGCAAGCCCTACACAGATTGGACTGAACATGATTTAAAGCTATTCTACGTTTCAATGGCTTCCTCTTTTGCTGATCTTGTACAATATGATGATGTCAACTCTGCAACCAGAAAGTCTTATAACTACACTATCAGTTATGTAAGTACCAACTCAGATATACGATTCGACTGACAACttctttatttttctaacaagccacttaaatatatttatcatttcaATTGATTCAATATTGATGATCGATATTGTAATGAGATTTAGTAAAAGATACGAAAATATACATTCGTAGTCTGTGATAAAAGTTAGGTCTAGTTGCGGTTCTGGTCAGAAGCTTTCTTATGCTCCGCTATGCTACAGTCCAGCTTCAACTGTTAGTCATGTTGAATTGTTAAGTTACTTAAGTGATGttgaaaaattttatgtttCGGGTTCCCAGTTGGGAGTCATGATCCACTTTCGTTTAAGTGTtacaatctttatatatatatttcttgtgtgagtgtgtatgtcactgaactcctcctagacggctggaccgattttgatgatatttttgtgtgttacattgaatttgagattggtgtgtgtcttcaaatggattcgagaatggtttagattcacaatttaactacctcctaaacggctggacagaatttgatgatttttttgtttgtttcagtgaatttgagattgctGTAGATTTTCAATtccatccatataatataattctcctgctcatgtgtatgttagtgaactcctcctaacggttggaccgatttttcaaatttaagacgtgtgtacaggacaacgtctgttgggtccactagttttatatatatttgtaattttatgtaaattagaaAATGAAATATCTTAGTCTATTGCATAATAGCGGTATCTTATAATTGCATCTTGGATGGATGGAGCTTCGTACGCATAAAAATCGATtgttattaattgatattattgttttaattaaaattgaatgtaataattatatgataCATTTAATTTCATTGAGTTAACTATTATGTATAAATGCTTTTTTGTAATTGTATGATCGATTGCCTCATTCATTGATTATCTCAcgaaaaatttattcattttcttattaaattaagtttattttcagGCTTTAAATGTGTTATTCTTTAcctaaaatactattttttttcaggtatgtaataatatatttaaaaataacagccCATACACTGCGCTCGTGAAATTTAATGAACTTTCACTGAATCTATACAATGAGACGTGTGTcgatattgattataataatataatatcggaCTTAAGGAACGAGTCTTTGACTTCTTCATCAGGCTAGTGTGATATAGTTTTATTATGCATTTCACATGATTTAACATGCTTTTAACATTTGCCGCTCAAAATTCATGGTAGATTAGTGATGCTCTTCTCAGTTCTAGGCTAAAAAATTGGAAATGCTAAAGGCTAGGAAATTCAAGTGAACAGAATCATAAAGCTATATAAACAAAACTGGGgtgaacttaaaaatataataaacacgcAAGCAACATTTCgcctttttcatttaaataatgtaatatcatATCTGCTGTAGAACGCtcaacttttatttaataatccttatatattattacactaTTTTAATATTGGAGAGTATAGAGATattttacaattggtttaagaTTCTATTGACTTGACTTTGCTAGCTTTCCAGAGCTTTCCTTCGTGCAAATCAGAAAGATTGCTACATCCTACATGGACAGTAACTCAGTTATCGACATGTAAGCAGTGTTCAAGAACGTTTGATTCCATGTTAATTGACTTCATTGATTTTGTAATGTGAACACAGtatgtttgtttcatttttacgTTTGCAATCTATAGACTTAAGAAGaatttaaacgaagtttttttCTTTAGATCGGCTTTGGTTGTACCAAACGTGCACAGAGTTAGGTTACTTCCAAACATCGGACAAAGTTGTATCATTTTTCGGCAATTACTTTCCAATTGATTTCTGGACGAAGATATGCACATCAACCTTTGGAGAAGAGTGAGTAAAACATTTTTCTACCTTGAGTTATTACTGTTAAATAAACAATCGTAtccgaattcaaattcaaatttaaatatttttattcagaataggatTCAAAACCACtttaacgtcaaaaactaccacccattcaaaataagACTGCCACAGACCTGAAAAGAAAGGGCGTAAGAAACTAAGCGggcttttatgaataaaaatatggattacaattataattaaagagcctgagggtgttcgcttcattcccagtctgtggtgacattaaaaaaatcgtttatgctatagtaacctttcccacacaaacgttttttaacaattcttttaaattttgtaactcatttgttttgtacattttctgggatcatattgtagaagcatatacatcgcccaataaaagacttagaatagagtagtaggcataacaagtttatgtttgttcctcgtgttaacattgtgCTGATGAACATATAGAATATTATCAAGAacatattgagaagcaacagtcaaaatgtttatttctttaaatttttctcttaatgatttttttttctagtaatgccaagaaatatagcagattccactggatTAACCACCtctccttttaataaaatattcccaTCTTGTGGTATCGCCATATCGAGGGGAGTGGCAGGAGATGTCCCGCCATTCACATCGacccctctgaatcctattatttaaatatgagatcagaagatccaGTGCacatcctcttataccatagtgtatagtttcctgaccagcgttgaatgttgaacacaatcaaaagccttagataaatcacagaagataccaagtgcattctttGATTCCTCCctccaaaaatatattattaggttAATATGTTTGATTATCGTACGAACAAAACTTGTTATTTAGATGGTGGTGTTTCGTTTGTACGTCTCTTATTAAGAACAGTACATTATTAAATTAGCAAATAAATTGGGTAGTACTTAATTGTAATTCGTTGGCCATTTAGCGAGCATTGAAACTGCATTGCAGTAAAGATTTTTATACTGTAACTTTACTAGTTCATTTTGCACACGCatggttattattttataagtatatgCGAAGTTTTGATTTGTGTTTTGAACTAGGCTTTGGCAGGTCTTTCATTCTATCTAATCGTTCATCTTTTTTATTATCCTCCTTAACATCAACTAATATTTTAGTATCTGCTTCTTTTAATTCACTTTCTTCTCCTTTCTGTTCACTTTTTTTCCATTAAGGGTTGATTTTACCATTAAAATAGAACACGAATAGATCACTTTGAACTAAGTTTTCGGACGAGTTAACAGATTCAATTCGTATTTCAGCACACAGATTCAATCCGCATTTTTACCAACACAAAGTAATTGCAGTTATAGCCTAAACGTGTTTAAATACTGTCCGCAAATTTTGCACGTTAAACATATTTGATCCCGTTCAAGAGCTGTCACTGTCGTTATGGTAACCTAATCGTAGTCATATAAGAATTATgatttatttcaaacttatcgACAACATTTGTGACATCTACATGATACattctattatttgtaaacTCAGTTTTCGTGAACACGCAAAATGTTTTGATGAAATCGCTTTAACTTTAATTGAGATCAAGACTGGTTTAACatgtataataaaactgtttgtATTAAACTCACTTTGAAGTTATATTGGTGAAATCGGGGATAAGTTCCTTTTCCGATTGAACTTATTTTACTTATCTCTCTTAATCACcatttatagatatatttttaagatcTTAAAATCGCAACTAAAAGAGAAGAATTCCTAACCTACGCTTCACATCACTGTAGACTAGAGAACCAAttgtttgtaatataataattaattcttatagATATAACGAAACGTTTATCATGTCAGGAATCGCCAAAACTAATCATTATTACGGTGGTGCTGATATAAATGCAACTCGCATCCTCTCTGTACATGGGTCGATCGATCCCTGGCATGCTCTAGGAGTTACTGAGTGTCGACCCAATATGCCCCGCATATACATTAAAGGTAAActtatgcaattttttttttgttttatcgtataataatatctttaactTTCTATTTGTATGCACTTATTTTACAAAGATATTTACATTTAGGACTAAAATGCaagcaatattatattttgcttttgaATTGTGAATCTAGTGGCTAGAAGAAAGTTGTCCGTGTTTTATAGATCCCGAAAACCATTTGAAATCATTCTTTAAGAATGTTATCTGAAATATGAGAAAGGAGCCTGTATCAAAGTTGACAATTGAGCTCCAGCGTTGAGGAGTCGAAGTTTTGTGGAATAGTTTTCGTCCAAAGCATGAATTAggtttacttaaaatattattttgcactCTTCCTTTTTTTCTTCCTACCATGTAGGATGCATCTTATTCAAGTAGTGaactaaatgaaatttattcgTATTTATTTTAGGAAGTGCCCATTGCGCGGATATGTACCAACAAGACGACGATGATTCCGAGGAGATAAATAACGCTCGAAAAAAAGTTAAATGCTACTTGGAAAAATGGTTACATAGGAAAACGGTACAGTAACTTATAGTTATAAACGAAGTTTATCAGAAAGTCTTAATATTGTTTTGgcactaataaaatttataattgcaTTTGCGTTTGTCTTTTTTAATCTTAcccaaaatattaattaaatacagttTAAATTACACCctatcatattatttaactCACCAGGATCGGGCAAACAGCTACCATAGTAACCACCAACCCACACACCAACTgacatttgaattaataatgaaaatcttgAAAACGAACTACTTGTAAACgaagagatttaaaaattatatcttcTTGCTGTGTCCGCTACTTTGAAAGCATGCACCTAAATCTATCTCGTGATGTTAATATAAGACATTAATGATAATTTACATAGTTACTTACCTAAGTAACGAAATTACAACATATTTTTGTAACAAATACCTAtttgttacaaaaatatattgtaattctgTAGATTTGCTGAAACTGCCGCCAATGTGCTTTATAATGTCCGATAACACTTCtctgtattataaaaaaagaagtcaaATTCCCATGAACAtccatatataaattataaagtatgAGAACCAACACACACTCAAATCTACACTGGCAATGGTAAGAGTTTGCCCTGATGCTTTCTTAAAGTTTATgcattaaaattgtacacatttaaaattgaatggGATATTATGAGGAATTATGCAGAGCTATTATCACAAATACCACAGTATCTGAAGACGAAGgatttcaaccagtgtgtgttgccagtgatgacttacgttACGCAGATGTGGTCGCCAACTGTGGGCCTGATGAGACAGTTCATGGTCGCTccgagggcaatggagagggctatgctcggagtgtCCTTGTGATATCGAATCAAAAACCAAAGTCAcatagcctaaatgattgcgaaactgaagtatcATTGGGCAGGGCCCATtattcgacggacagatggccgttggggcagtaaagaatggcgaccacgtaccggaagacgcagtgttggtacgcCCCcaataagatggaccgacgatctggtcaagatcgccggaatacgttggatcaagacagcgcaggaccgatcgtcgtggatatctttgtgggaagcctttgtccacatcgtggatatctttgtgacatcttccagctgatgatgatgatgatatcaaTAACCCGAAATTCGACGTATTCCCATTAGGAGGTGATAGACGTGATTATTTGCAATAACTATAACGCCTATATGCATCATTAACGTGTCGCCTGTATCATTCGTGGAAGATCTTAAAACAAGAATTATTATAAACGCTGCAAATACGATTTGGAATATTTGTTactctaatataaaatatgaattataaatcgttaattgttattattgctaAACAGTTACAGggcttaaattttattttacacattaattttttggttttatttaacattttaaattaaatttataatgttttgaattaattgtattaaaatattaatgaccGACCTTAAGTTTTTTTCGAATACGAATTTCTGCCTGCTTCCTTTATgttcattttttttcattttatttgaaataagttCCTAGTTGTTATGCATTGTGGGAGATCCAagaaaattgttatgtttttaaaataaactagtccagtttaataacgtttatttttttaaagcattTCTACCCTGAACTAAAGTAGactaaatacataattacacattttttataaatagaagAAGAAAGATTAAAAGaagttttaaatgttaaaaaatgatATGAGGACTAAATACTAAGCCCT encodes the following:
- the LOC126978505 gene encoding putative serine protease K12H4.7 encodes the protein MYFHKTLWILIFCLIVVEALKFRVKKITEQHRLAAIKTDDPENKWFDQILDHNDPKNNQTWRQRYYAYDTFYDRADPGPVFLLIEGEGSLSPSWGVKGYWIELAKKFKAQAFYLEHRFYGESHPTSDLSMKSLKYLTSQQALADIANFIKGMNKQYKLSASTKWVAFGGSYAGALVAWLRLKYPKVVYASVSSSAPVQATYNFKDFYSVVVKSLRVKVPGVQCDLKVKAAHEELEKLIRKSPEVVVKDLMICKPYTDWTEHDLKLFYVSMASSFADLVQYDDVNSATRKSYNYTISYVCNNIFKNNSPYTALVKFNELSLNLYNETCVDIDYNNIISDLRNESLTSSSDRLWLYQTCTELGYFQTSDKVVSFFGNYFPIDFWTKICTSTFGEEYNETFIMSGIAKTNHYYGGADINATRILSVHGSIDPWHALGVTECRPNMPRIYIKGSAHCADMYQQDDDDSEEINNARKKVKCYLEKWLHRKTVQ